In the genome of Prosthecobacter sp., one region contains:
- a CDS encoding thioredoxin family protein, whose amino-acid sequence MNRSRFLSLAVWLLAAAVSNAQSFSIGGDDAPKQQQVTAELIAAVSAAAPGQPFQAAVKLVHAKDSHTYGKVLPPEIIGKPTKLIWTLPEGWKVDELPWPTTHKVPSTDGAMSEGYDGTVHLPVTITPPANAVVGSSAELKVKVDALVCDPKSCMPFVKEVSLTLRIAAAAEADAKNAAVFGGAPATTEKKSPETKAAAVSAPKSPLPFAQLLLYAFIGGLILNIMPCVFPVLGIKVTSVVQQAGEDRRKVVLHGLMYTVGILLSFWVLGGLAIALNKGWGSQLQSASFNFFLAAFFLVFALNMAGLFEIGTSAIGVGTGLQSKSGLGGSFFSGLLATVVATPCSAPFLGTALGATLALPPSQSMLIFTLIGFGLASPFLLLSLFPSLVSALPRPGAWMESFKQGMSFLLFGTVGFMLYVLTTQIEGLPLLFVILSLVLISLGCWIYGRWALPHKPARTQNIARLLTLLAIAAGLWFGLPPASAARSHSTETVNPNDPDALHWETWSPEKVAALRAAKQPVYIDFTASWCWTCQVNKRVYANASLRALFKQHKVATLKADWSDENETIRLALEALGKRAVPVNVLYLPGVEEPFILDELLTVGNVTAALKKLEK is encoded by the coding sequence ATGAATCGAAGCCGTTTCCTGTCACTCGCCGTCTGGCTGCTTGCCGCAGCCGTCTCGAACGCCCAGTCCTTCAGCATCGGCGGAGACGATGCGCCAAAGCAGCAGCAAGTGACGGCGGAATTGATCGCCGCAGTATCCGCCGCAGCACCGGGCCAGCCGTTCCAAGCGGCGGTCAAACTCGTGCATGCCAAGGATTCGCACACGTATGGCAAGGTTCTGCCGCCAGAAATCATCGGCAAGCCCACGAAACTGATCTGGACGCTGCCGGAAGGCTGGAAGGTCGATGAACTGCCCTGGCCCACCACGCACAAGGTGCCCTCCACCGATGGCGCGATGAGCGAAGGCTACGACGGCACGGTTCACCTACCGGTGACGATCACCCCGCCGGCCAATGCCGTCGTCGGCAGCAGCGCCGAGTTGAAGGTCAAAGTCGATGCTCTGGTGTGTGACCCGAAAAGCTGCATGCCTTTCGTGAAGGAAGTCTCGCTCACACTGCGCATCGCCGCCGCTGCTGAAGCGGATGCCAAGAATGCCGCCGTGTTTGGCGGCGCACCGGCCACCACGGAAAAAAAAAGCCCTGAGACCAAGGCCGCCGCTGTAAGTGCGCCGAAGTCTCCCCTGCCCTTCGCGCAACTGCTGCTTTACGCCTTCATCGGCGGTTTGATCCTCAACATCATGCCCTGCGTCTTTCCGGTGCTCGGCATCAAGGTCACCAGCGTGGTACAGCAGGCGGGTGAAGACCGGCGCAAGGTCGTGCTGCATGGTTTGATGTACACCGTTGGCATTTTACTGTCGTTCTGGGTGCTGGGCGGCCTCGCCATCGCGCTGAACAAAGGCTGGGGTTCCCAGCTTCAATCCGCGAGCTTCAATTTCTTCCTCGCGGCCTTCTTCCTCGTCTTTGCGCTGAACATGGCAGGCTTGTTTGAGATCGGCACGTCCGCCATCGGCGTCGGCACGGGCTTGCAGTCGAAGAGCGGCCTCGGTGGCTCGTTTTTCTCTGGATTGCTCGCCACCGTCGTCGCCACGCCATGTTCGGCACCGTTTCTCGGCACAGCGCTGGGAGCCACGCTCGCGCTGCCGCCATCGCAGTCGATGCTGATCTTCACCTTGATCGGTTTTGGCCTCGCCAGTCCGTTTCTGCTGCTCTCCCTCTTCCCCAGTCTCGTCTCCGCGCTGCCACGGCCTGGAGCGTGGATGGAAAGCTTCAAGCAGGGCATGTCCTTCCTGCTGTTCGGCACCGTGGGCTTCATGCTCTATGTGTTGACGACGCAGATCGAGGGTCTGCCGCTGCTGTTTGTCATCCTCAGCCTCGTGCTCATCTCATTGGGTTGCTGGATCTACGGCCGCTGGGCGCTGCCGCACAAACCCGCCCGCACGCAGAACATTGCGCGCCTGCTCACCCTGCTCGCCATCGCCGCCGGGTTATGGTTTGGCTTGCCGCCTGCATCGGCAGCCCGCAGTCATTCCACCGAGACCGTCAATCCAAACGACCCTGACGCCCTGCACTGGGAAACCTGGTCGCCGGAGAAAGTCGCCGCCCTGCGAGCTGCGAAGCAGCCCGTGTACATCGATTTCACCGCCTCCTGGTGCTGGACCTGCCAGGTCAACAAACGCGTCTATGCCAATGCTTCGCTGCGCGCCTTGTTCAAACAGCACAAAGTCGCCACACTCAAGGCCGACTGGTCGGACGAAAACGAAACCATCCGCCTAGCCCTCGAAGCGTTGGGCAAACGCGCGGTGCCCGTGAACGTGCTCTACCTCCCCGGCGTCGAGGAACCCTTCATCCTCGATGAACTGCTCACCGTTGGCAATGTGACTGCGGCGCTGAAGAAGCTGGAGAAATGA
- a CDS encoding ATP-binding cassette domain-containing protein has product MSLLNKPSNTSFAKQTSAAGGHGPAELPWWSLDRWAHLWNGQPPISAASAATANTMLPVLIEVFAAFSKLDGNIEEEEVESSLGYLRYDYPEAIYADMRRLYFEALQQPQDLAQRAKELSQKLTQEQKVLLGVQLYLLISRAQQNQRQMVEFYLFMTNLGIAAQAIDIVYQLNAGDKPPEEGFSTKGGQPLDTLRIGSTKNCDVLLRSLSADCSVVAFRFQNLVLLKNTGSISILVRSRRQPPGEFSRLYPGERVVLEDVTLDYNDLISYFNAKKTLSGTQIYLTLTENGSAEIAPQRARGTNLRLSFGLGVTVEALRTTQATLNGVVLSSGTIVEASIEDSIIAHGEVEIALRDLRVRAQEFGGQFRLEGSRNTYLVSNKPELLDEGDILLSEDTDGEILLRIECNYAQKTGVLEVLRSSRPLYIGLIPVRDRITLNDGDTITLGEGQYLRCHFADRIIEEERNTIRQIEVRELSHRFDGRDTAQDGVSFIARRGEMICVMGPSGCGKSTLLRILGGQLKPKGGEVLMNGLALYENLHNLTPYIAYIPQEDAFDPLLKVQENLDFSVAVRCPHLKTEERRKRVDAKLAELGLADLRNRLAGTPQQKFLSGGERKRLNAGLDMIGISDVYLFDEPTSGLSSKDSEHVLEIIRSLARNKIVITSIHQPSSKLLAMFDKALLLDKGGKMAYFGTPQGMLEYFWRVYHTETGQSGDADAKPPDNLTPDFVFDVLETPLRDISGDIIHERSADGHLVAARRFPPNFWRDSYQRHLIMESMAKQKAAPGSTSLIARPKKDGSHSASRMRSTPKPPKHTFREESILFATLLKRAFLSKLRNRTNLLTTLLEAPLLAWLIASVLKYSEEANYTFATAFHIPTYLFMSLVVAMFLGLTNSADEIIRDRHTLSRERNHNLRTFYYLCGKIISLATFALAQCVIYLIIGNWVLEIRDMFMVHLWWMFLTSLTGVCLGLFISSIVSDNRTAVNAIPLILIPQIILGGALIKYEEMNKNLDLVYSVGRWLKKAGNDEENVSKLKVPFICQFMPLRWSYEGVVISQSKLNPLTRNQDFLDERIQSLLPPSGADMTDLQRHELELTKQSLAVVSGLYAENPREISKRLGSIRDAVLSGQIETPMLDSMLQQNDGVSAEEIYVNRKVLDLVTKAEMEREDYRRKTSPNVFFGTRKTYLGTKYNTLWINSIVILFSLAVIITAVEISLRRQLTKV; this is encoded by the coding sequence ATGAGCCTGCTCAACAAGCCCTCCAACACCTCCTTCGCGAAGCAGACCTCTGCCGCAGGCGGTCATGGCCCGGCGGAGCTGCCGTGGTGGTCGCTGGATCGCTGGGCGCATCTGTGGAACGGCCAGCCGCCGATTTCAGCCGCCTCCGCCGCCACCGCGAACACGATGCTGCCGGTGCTGATCGAAGTGTTCGCCGCATTCAGCAAGCTGGATGGCAACATCGAGGAGGAGGAGGTCGAATCCAGCCTCGGCTACCTGCGCTACGATTATCCCGAGGCGATCTACGCCGACATGCGCCGTCTCTATTTTGAGGCGTTGCAGCAGCCGCAGGATCTGGCGCAGCGTGCGAAGGAACTCAGTCAGAAGCTCACGCAGGAGCAGAAAGTCCTGCTCGGCGTGCAGCTCTACCTGCTCATCTCACGCGCCCAGCAGAATCAGCGGCAGATGGTGGAGTTTTATCTCTTCATGACGAACCTCGGCATCGCCGCCCAGGCCATCGACATCGTCTATCAGCTCAATGCGGGAGATAAACCGCCGGAGGAAGGTTTTTCCACCAAAGGCGGCCAGCCGCTCGACACGCTGCGCATCGGCTCCACGAAGAATTGTGACGTGCTGCTGCGTTCGCTTTCAGCGGACTGCTCAGTCGTGGCGTTTCGCTTCCAAAACCTTGTGCTGCTGAAAAACACCGGCAGCATTTCCATCCTCGTGCGCAGCCGCCGTCAGCCGCCGGGAGAGTTCTCGCGACTGTATCCGGGCGAGCGCGTGGTACTGGAGGATGTCACGCTCGATTACAACGACCTGATCTCCTACTTCAACGCCAAGAAGACGCTCTCCGGCACGCAGATCTACCTCACGCTCACGGAGAACGGCAGCGCGGAAATTGCTCCGCAACGCGCACGTGGCACGAACCTGCGTCTTAGCTTCGGCCTGGGCGTGACGGTTGAGGCGTTGCGCACCACACAGGCCACGTTGAACGGCGTCGTGCTCAGCAGCGGCACCATCGTGGAGGCCAGCATCGAGGACAGTATCATTGCGCATGGCGAGGTCGAAATCGCGCTGCGTGATCTGCGTGTGCGCGCGCAGGAATTCGGCGGCCAGTTTCGCCTGGAAGGCAGCCGCAACACCTACCTCGTCTCCAACAAGCCTGAGTTGCTCGATGAGGGGGACATTCTTCTCTCCGAGGACACTGACGGTGAGATCCTGCTGCGCATCGAGTGCAACTACGCGCAAAAAACTGGCGTGCTGGAGGTGCTGCGCTCGTCACGTCCACTTTACATCGGCCTCATTCCGGTGCGCGATCGCATCACGCTCAATGACGGCGACACCATCACACTGGGTGAGGGACAATACCTGCGCTGTCACTTTGCCGACCGCATCATCGAGGAGGAACGCAACACCATCCGCCAGATCGAGGTGCGCGAACTCAGCCACCGCTTCGACGGGCGCGACACCGCGCAGGATGGGGTGAGCTTCATCGCCCGTCGTGGCGAGATGATTTGCGTCATGGGACCGAGCGGCTGCGGCAAAAGCACGCTGTTGCGCATTCTTGGCGGCCAGTTGAAGCCGAAGGGTGGTGAGGTGCTGATGAACGGCCTCGCGCTGTATGAGAATTTACACAATCTCACGCCCTACATCGCCTACATCCCGCAGGAGGATGCCTTCGATCCGTTGTTGAAGGTGCAGGAGAACCTCGATTTTTCCGTGGCGGTGCGCTGCCCGCATTTGAAGACGGAGGAACGCCGCAAGCGTGTGGATGCCAAGCTTGCGGAACTGGGGTTGGCTGATCTGCGCAATCGTCTGGCCGGCACACCGCAGCAGAAATTCCTCAGCGGCGGCGAACGCAAGCGCCTCAATGCCGGACTCGACATGATAGGCATCTCCGACGTGTACTTGTTCGACGAGCCGACCTCCGGCCTGTCCTCGAAGGACAGCGAGCACGTGCTGGAGATCATCCGCAGCCTCGCACGCAACAAGATCGTCATCACCTCCATCCATCAGCCTAGTTCGAAGCTGCTGGCGATGTTCGACAAGGCCCTGCTGCTCGATAAAGGCGGCAAGATGGCCTACTTCGGCACGCCGCAGGGCATGCTGGAGTACTTCTGGCGTGTGTATCACACCGAAACCGGCCAGTCGGGCGATGCTGATGCCAAGCCGCCGGACAATCTCACGCCCGACTTCGTTTTTGACGTGCTGGAGACGCCGCTGCGCGACATCAGCGGCGACATCATCCATGAGCGCAGCGCAGACGGCCATCTCGTGGCCGCGCGCCGCTTCCCGCCGAATTTCTGGCGCGACTCCTACCAGCGGCATCTCATCATGGAGAGCATGGCGAAGCAGAAGGCCGCGCCAGGCAGCACCAGCCTCATCGCAAGGCCGAAAAAAGATGGAAGCCATAGCGCGAGCCGCATGCGCAGCACGCCCAAGCCGCCGAAGCACACCTTCCGCGAGGAAAGCATCCTGTTTGCCACGCTGCTGAAGCGCGCCTTTCTCAGCAAGCTGCGCAACCGCACGAATTTGCTCACCACGCTGCTGGAGGCGCCGTTGCTGGCCTGGCTCATCGCCAGCGTGCTCAAATACTCCGAGGAGGCGAATTACACCTTCGCCACCGCCTTCCACATTCCGACGTATCTGTTCATGAGCCTCGTTGTGGCCATGTTCCTGGGCCTCACCAACAGCGCCGATGAAATCATCCGCGACCGCCACACGCTGAGCCGCGAGCGCAATCACAACCTGCGCACCTTCTACTACCTCTGCGGCAAGATCATCTCGCTCGCCACCTTCGCGCTCGCGCAATGCGTGATCTACCTCATCATCGGCAACTGGGTGCTCGAAATTCGCGACATGTTCATGGTCCATCTCTGGTGGATGTTCCTCACCTCGCTCACCGGCGTCTGTCTCGGGCTGTTCATCTCCAGCATCGTCAGCGACAATCGCACGGCGGTGAACGCCATCCCGCTCATCCTCATTCCCCAGATCATCCTGGGCGGAGCGTTGATCAAATACGAGGAGATGAACAAGAACCTCGATCTCGTCTATTCCGTGGGCCGCTGGCTCAAAAAAGCCGGCAACGACGAGGAAAACGTCAGCAAGCTCAAGGTGCCCTTCATCTGCCAGTTCATGCCGCTGCGCTGGTCCTATGAGGGCGTCGTCATCTCGCAGTCCAAGCTCAATCCGCTCACCCGCAACCAGGACTTCCTCGACGAGCGCATCCAGTCACTTCTGCCGCCCTCAGGCGCCGACATGACCGATCTCCAGCGTCACGAACTGGAACTCACCAAACAGTCGCTCGCCGTTGTTTCCGGCCTGTATGCCGAGAATCCGCGCGAAATCTCCAAACGTCTCGGCTCCATCCGCGATGCCGTTCTCAGCGGCCAGATTGAAACCCCGATGCTCGACAGCATGCTGCAGCAGAACGACGGCGTCAGCGCCGAGGAGATCTACGTCAACCGCAAGGTGCTCGATCTCGTCACCAAGGCCGAGATGGAACGCGAGGACTACCGCCGCAAGACCAGCCCCAACGTCTTCTTCGGCACCCGCAAGACCTACCTAGGCACCAAGTACAACACCCTTTGGATCAACAGCATCGTCATCCTCTTCTCTCTGGCAGTCATCATCACCGCCGTGGAGATTAGCCTGCGACGACAGTTGACCAAGGTTTAG
- a CDS encoding GNAT family N-acetyltransferase — MPATDTEPHIEPATIEDLPQLVELLVALFSEEEDFKPDRTKQEHGLRLILEQPNRGRIFVLRTDHKVIGMINLLFTISTAEGGLVLIMEDVIVHPQHRRQGYGGRLLEHAIEFAKEKRFRRITLLTDRISADSQSFFQQHGFQFSKMIPMRLVFHDS, encoded by the coding sequence ATGCCCGCCACCGACACCGAGCCACACATCGAACCGGCCACCATTGAAGACCTGCCCCAGCTCGTCGAACTGCTCGTCGCGCTGTTCAGCGAGGAGGAGGACTTCAAACCGGACCGGACCAAGCAGGAACACGGCCTGCGGCTCATCCTGGAGCAGCCGAACCGCGGCCGCATCTTCGTGCTGCGCACGGATCACAAGGTGATCGGCATGATCAACCTGCTCTTCACCATCAGCACGGCGGAAGGCGGCCTCGTGCTCATCATGGAGGACGTCATCGTCCACCCGCAGCATCGCCGCCAGGGCTACGGCGGGCGTCTGCTCGAACACGCCATCGAGTTTGCCAAGGAGAAGCGCTTCAGGCGCATCACCCTGCTCACGGACCGCATCAGCGCCGATTCCCAGTCCTTCTTCCAGCAGCACGGGTTCCAGTTCTCGAAGATGATCCCGATGCGGCTCGTCTTTCACGACTCCTGA
- a CDS encoding PrsW family glutamic-type intramembrane protease yields MSEDRPFFHGWRARTHYLTRDRRFLLRTAAAIIACGMIGACVIVIGGMVQEEPQAHHAVSPALSRLHGEFHRLRHEKTPQPRPFATWLRMLLAQIPKLVEGDEEGAFQGFIHGGKLGGYEVAQLIQQHATTDAPAGLFQDFLAAALHSDEAALEKLEKKTRAVPPEMLAAELLGSVQKRRGDSQAAMQAFYTEGLHFADASAAREEALRLAVTQRDLNLLRSIATQPGWIEHCHPLLQHHAGALLGDVWMQWHGLIRHRLNEIPYGMLALAFFVAALWYFILVQHSDRERWRWARPIAALMAGVCSVWPTLTILAYQEFVQGMTANAPFPHDLIYYLVGVGLREEGCKLLLFALFLPWLLWRRQPGLALLTGAFVGLGFSLEENIGYYQDYGGTIAWTRFLSANFLHISLTGICAHSLYHMLRTRFARAGEFITTFLLAVAAHGGYDFLATGSLDDNGWLSIVVLVVSAARFIDLLAAETRPVRLTIAPRAVFTFGSATLIAISFILGAWTTRSMEGVATAGQECLSMVPIALLYWRKFENV; encoded by the coding sequence ATGAGCGAAGATCGCCCCTTTTTTCACGGCTGGCGTGCGCGCACGCATTACCTCACGCGTGACCGCCGCTTTCTCCTGCGTACCGCCGCCGCCATCATCGCCTGTGGCATGATTGGCGCCTGTGTGATCGTGATTGGCGGCATGGTGCAGGAAGAGCCGCAAGCGCATCATGCCGTCTCACCCGCACTGAGCCGCCTGCATGGGGAATTTCACCGCCTGCGGCACGAGAAAACTCCACAGCCGCGCCCCTTCGCCACCTGGCTGCGCATGCTCCTCGCCCAGATTCCGAAGCTGGTGGAAGGTGATGAAGAAGGCGCCTTCCAGGGCTTCATCCACGGGGGGAAACTCGGCGGCTATGAGGTGGCGCAGCTCATCCAGCAGCACGCCACCACCGATGCCCCCGCAGGATTGTTCCAAGACTTTCTCGCGGCAGCGCTTCATTCAGACGAGGCCGCGCTGGAGAAGCTGGAGAAAAAAACGCGGGCCGTTCCGCCGGAGATGCTCGCTGCGGAGCTTCTGGGCAGCGTGCAAAAGCGCCGGGGCGACAGCCAGGCGGCGATGCAGGCGTTTTACACCGAGGGCCTGCACTTTGCCGATGCCTCGGCCGCCCGCGAAGAGGCGCTTCGCCTCGCCGTGACCCAGCGCGATCTCAACCTGCTGCGCAGCATTGCCACCCAACCTGGGTGGATCGAACACTGCCACCCCCTGCTCCAGCATCACGCCGGAGCGCTGCTGGGCGATGTCTGGATGCAATGGCACGGGCTCATCCGTCATCGCCTCAACGAAATCCCGTATGGCATGCTTGCGCTCGCCTTCTTCGTCGCCGCCCTGTGGTATTTCATCCTTGTGCAGCACAGCGATCGCGAACGCTGGCGCTGGGCGCGTCCCATCGCCGCCCTCATGGCCGGGGTGTGCAGCGTCTGGCCCACGCTCACCATCCTGGCCTACCAGGAGTTCGTCCAAGGCATGACCGCCAACGCGCCGTTCCCGCACGACTTGATCTACTACCTCGTCGGTGTCGGGCTGCGTGAGGAAGGCTGCAAACTCCTCCTGTTCGCTTTGTTTCTGCCCTGGCTCCTGTGGCGGCGTCAGCCCGGTCTCGCCCTGCTCACCGGAGCCTTTGTGGGCCTTGGCTTCTCTCTGGAAGAAAACATCGGCTACTACCAGGATTACGGCGGCACCATCGCCTGGACGCGCTTCCTCTCGGCCAACTTTCTTCACATTTCCCTCACCGGCATCTGCGCGCACAGCCTCTACCACATGCTGCGCACACGCTTTGCCCGGGCCGGTGAATTCATCACCACCTTCCTGCTCGCCGTCGCAGCCCATGGCGGCTACGACTTCCTCGCCACCGGCAGTCTCGATGACAACGGCTGGCTCTCCATCGTCGTCCTCGTGGTCAGCGCCGCCCGTTTCATCGACCTGCTCGCCGCAGAAACCCGTCCAGTGCGCCTCACCATCGCTCCACGTGCTGTCTTCACCTTCGGCTCCGCCACTTTGATCGCCATCTCCTTCATCCTCGGCGCCTGGACCACCCGATCCATGGAAGGTGTCGCCACCGCAGGGCAGGAATGCCTCTCCATGGTGCCGATCGCGCTGCTGTACTGGCGGAAGTTTGAGAATGTTTGA